The following nucleotide sequence is from Apodemus sylvaticus chromosome 2, mApoSyl1.1, whole genome shotgun sequence.
TAGCTAAGACCTACTACTTTGAAGATTAGAGCTATTCAATGTCTAATGACATAAGAACATTCTTTTGGACACCATGTAGTGTCATATAGCCTATCTTTCTAAATAGAGGAATCAAGTTAAAATACCCCCATTCAAATAAGTAGGGCACTGGGATTTAAGACACCATACTCTATAACTTACATGTGCTCTATTGACGGCAAAACAAAGACCAGTATAGATTCTTTTTATATAAATCATTGCACAAACAACAGTTGCCAACTGTCGGATTTCACAGCCTCTGTCTATGTTCTTGGCAGTAGTCGTGATTAAGTTCACAACTTCATGTAAATAAAGTTTGTGGATATTTAAGTCCAAAAGTATGATTTGTAAACAACTCAGGTcacactccatttttttttgccAAGTAAGATTCCCTTTCCCCcaacttcttttttaaatgagattTTCTCTTTTGGGGAGCCCAGTCAAAGCATCTCACCCAAGTTGATCTGTCgtttttttttccatctccttTTTCATATCAGTTCCTCCTCCACATCTTTCAATTTTATGCTGATCTTTCTTTACAAATAAATTTCAggcatattttatgttttattgacAAAAGACAATTTTGGCTCTCTGTTTCCTTTGGCAATTAGATTGTCTTAGAGTGATTAAGCGCAAATATTTGTTTATCTCatccagcttctgcttcctgtccAAAGACACAGATAACAACATTCTGCTTCTCCTGTTATTCCTGTCAAGCTGCCGCCTAAACAGTCCTACCTTATTCATGCATCTGAACATAGATATTGAAGCAGTTTAGTCCTAGGGTGAAGAACCCTGGCCCAGGAGTTAAACCTGTGGTCTATCCTGAGATCTGGAACAATTCTTGGTGAGCAACTCAGGGGACTTCAGTTCCCTCATCCACCAAATGGGTCTTTGAAGGTTATTGAAGACTAGACTCCTCTAGACAAGTACAAGGTTCATCGGTATGAAAGGATTAGGTGTCTCTTTAGCTCTCTTACTCAGCCAGTACAAAACCTGAAAAGGAGGCTTTATAGCTAGTGCTAAATCTGGCTCCAAAAGAGAGTACCCCTGAATTTAGGAGAATCCAACCCATCATGCCTGGTGAATTGTGTTCATGGAGTATCTGGAAGAAGATATGATGGGTACCAATGCTCCATACAAGTATTCAAAATGCTATTGCTACACGGGATGAAGAACAAACTGGCTGGTGATAGCTCTTGTCTGGATGCTACACTAACCAGGAGGACTACAATACTTGACTGCTCAAAGCAATGGTGGACTTCTTGAGCACAGCTGTGGGAAAGAAGGTGGGGCATGGGTGGGTATCTCGGCACAGTTGGTGGTACTCTTTAGAACAAGTGATCCTGGGCCAGAGAGTCAATGGGAAGCTCTGATTGCACAGCATTTCATTAACTAGGAAATCTTAAGACCTGTCTCAGTGAGTCACAAGACCACAGGGTCCTCAGCTGAGCAGGGTAGCAGGCCATACCTTCCTTCCAGCTCTGTTGTTGTGAAGATTCATCAGGGCTCTGGCAtccttgcctttcctttccttggcaTCTACAAATGCTCGGGCGAATTTGATCCCGTAGTCAATATTGTCACTGCAGCCACCCCAGTCGAAGGTGCCCTTGCTGTCCTTGgcgcttcctttcttctttggatCACAAGAACAGGACTTTAGCTCTCCTTGGCTACAGGCCCTGGTGATGGCAAATACAACGCCAGCTGAAGAGATGGCGTAAACAAAGGCCGATTCCCGACTACCTGAAACAAAAATGCCTTTCTTAAAAGCAGTCAGAAAGCATCTCTCCAAGTGTTCTTTATGGCTTTCATATGGTGAATTGCTTGGTATTTCACCTCCTATGGTTCTAGATCCCAGGCAATTTCTTTAGTATGAATCCCTTAAATTTAGTGGAGAATTTGGTCCATTTGAGTATCTAGTTGTCAACTCTTCCTTAACACAGAGTAGAAAAGATGAAAGATAGCCTCGCACCCAGTTTCAGCAAACCACATTTACCCCCAAACTCTAGATGTCCCAGAAGAATAGAGCTGGCATGAGccaccttagtttctccatctgtaagaTAGTCTGAATTCTACAGTTCTATCATTCATTCCATTGTAAGGTTTAGAAGCCATGATATCGCAGCttggagaaaaaataaaacaaactgtcAAGATAGACACTATTGGGTGTGATTGAAGCCTTGGTTACTCCAAAGAATGGGATGAAAGAATGCTTGAACCCCAAAGTTGAAGGCCACAACAAATAAATATACTTCCAAACCTCTAGGCATTACTGAGGACACTAAGGCAAGTTTAACTTACCAGGAATGAAATACTGAAATCTAGGAAATATTGGGGCTAGGGAGGGAGGAGAATCCAGTCAGCTGCCAGCCCCTGGCATTGACACTGGACCGCTGGCTTGCCATCAGCTGTCATGAGTAATTGAAAGATTGTTGAAGGTGACACTCAATATCCTTGAGTTGCACCCTGTGTCTGACTACTAAGGtgattttcctttcctctggAACACCTGCACTAATCATTGGTATCGGGTCAGAGACAGTGAAAagcttttgctttggtttttctggaaGGAAACAAATTTACCGCCTATAATTAGACTTGGGCAAGAACCCTTTGGGGGCTTTCTTAGACTTGTTCTTTATTAGAGAGCAGCCTACTTTCACTTACAGGCTGAGAGGTACATATTTCAGTGCAATAActacattaaattattttaataatctgtAGTAACTCATAACACCGTGTTGTGGTGGAGTGACAGATATAAGGCTCTTTAGGGTCTGGGTGCACCTCATTTTTCAAGTGGAACTGTATTTCATTGTTACTAGCATGGTCTTTTATTAATGGTTGCTGCAGCAAATATATTAACAATCAAAATAGAAGCGGGGCGAGCTGATGCCAGGGCAAGGCAGAAAGCAGAGAAGCATTTGGCGATTCAATCTGTCAAGACTAGCGTGACTTTTTGAACCACACAGCTGGGAGAGCAGCCTACTTTTCCGCCTGGAGGCTTTGCTCGTTTCCATGTGCCACTCATTGCTACAACTTACTGTGCATCCCTTGCGAAATTTGCTTTGCTAGTCTCATTATTAAAAACCATTACtaaaaatctacacaatattaATTGGCACTTATGTCAGCTATtgaggagtctctctctctctctctctctctctctctctctctctctctctctctctctctctctctctctctccaaaactCTAGCCATCCAAAAGGGAAAGGATTATTTCTAGGGATAATCATCACTTAGATGGATATTTGCCTCAGGTAGCAAGTCATGCCGTTGAGACTCTGGTCTCAAGGTCTGTGGGCTTATAGGAACTGTTTCAAAAGCCCCCAGCTAAGGCGGTAAGGCTCACACATGGGTGAAAAAGAATACTGAGAGATGATGACTAATCTGGCTTAATTTTACCTACTGGCTTTTAGATAAATAACACCttcattatatattcatttttatcattttgaaatAGTCCTTGCCGATAGTTGTCTGCTTTATTATTTAAAGTCATATTTATAGATACCATATACGAGAAATGTATATACGTGCTTAATGTATTTACCACTAATCTTATGGTGGTAAGTTTGAGCAAGAAATTTTGTTAAGTGGGGAAAAGCAGGGGAGACGTGGACATAGCATATTAGGGACACCCAGTATTTTGAAAGCACCCAAGAGGTTTTTGAGATGCATAAATCATCCACATGTAACTTGTAAATAATCACATTGACCTGCTGactcatccaaaaaaaaaaaaaaaacaaaccaccagtacttttctataattctataattctaaaacaaaaattccaaaggaaaatttattatttgttgttaGTCAAACACATTCATTAATAATATTTACTTAAATAAAGATGTTGCacatgacttttttgttttgcctCCAGATGTTGCAGTAACATGCAGATATGGACTGGAGATGTTTTCAATTAAGTATTTTAGATGATTCACTAAAGTGTTATGTGTGAAATAGTAGCACATTGCAAGAGCTGGCTTCATAACAAACCAAAATTTGATCATGGGCTTCTTAGAAAAACCGATTCTTTTTCAGGTCATCACAATTGAAATTAAATCCTAATCTAAAATGCTGATTTGGATGCTTCCTGGTGTGCTACTGCTGAAACTACTGTCCTTTCAGGATGGAGATGAATCAGCAATGACAATTGGGTGGGGAGACAGGGTTTGGTCAATTTTACCTGGGAAGGTAAAACCCAGAGCTAGAGTTTCTTGAGGTCCATGGATTGTCCAACtcttaaaaaaccaacaaacaagaaaaagcaaacccattttcttttatcttctacCTACTACTGTCTTGTCTTCCGTTGTCTTTTCCCCTTGAAGCCTCCAAGGATGTAGTCTTGGAagtctctctttgttttttaacCTATTCTAGAATTTTAGCCGTATCTACTTAAAAGActgtttggatttgggtttttcctCTACCTGTAAAAGAGTAAATTccaattgttttaaaaagttattctGTTTTACTCTGGGACTCTAGGACACATGCTGTCAGTGGTCTCCGCTTCCCTGTAGTCATGGGGGTTTTAGTCGCAATGATaacctctctccatccatctacCCTTCATCTTCCCTGATCATCAAAAGGTACATCTAGGTTTCTAGCAGAGAATTCTTCACAACCCTAGATTGAAATTTCCCTCTGCGTAATTAACTGTACGAAGTCCTTGGATCACTTCATTGGAATTTCATGATTATTTCCAGGCTGGTAGCCCAAATTCAGCCCCTCTGCAAACCAATACAGAATCATCACTGACAGTCGCTGGGATCTGCAGAGATGTCTGGAAAGAAGCTGGCTTTCTGTGAAGGGTGGAAAGAAACCGTGTGGTGGGAGGGTTTAAAGCTCTGAGTGTCCCAGCAAAGGGCCCAGCATCATCGGTAGGAAGGACCAGCTGGAATCTCTTATTTACCCGAGGCCTCGGACTAAGTCAGTTTACTCAGTTTTCTCCTGTCACCTTCTTGTCTCTCTTAGTAACCCTGCAACATATTCTCTGAATGAACCCTCAGCTCTGGAAGAGATGCCATCTTCTGGATCATTTATTGTGTCCTGTTAGGTCAGTGGCACGGCTCAGCAAGAAAAGAGTCATCAGTGAAAAGAGAACCACCTCACCTCCACACGCCCCACCTCTGTCCAGTcataagaatacatttttaaaagtttaaattgcTTCTTTTCATCGGTGATTTCAaggctgtttttttctttgttttttttttttttcacccctCCATAAGCAAAGGACTTTATGGACCAACAGGTTAACCTTGTATACATGAGAAGCTCCTCAAATTTAATATaactggaaagtattgatctctATTTTAATGAGGGAAAACCTACAGACAATACAGTCTGTGATGGTGAATTGCCACGGACATTTGCAAATTTTCATTGACAAGGTCCAGCACTAATTGATTTACTGGTGAACTACCCTCGGAGAAGTCTGAAAATTCCACGAAGCTGACATTTGCTATTACCCTTTCAAAAATTTGCGATGTCATATCGAAACTCTAAAAGGAATGCATAAGAGTATAGTTCTTAAAATGAGAGAAATGGATTGCAGAATATCGCACAAATTAACTTTAGGGAGACTCTTATGAGTGAGAGGACTACGCCCTTGGGGGATTTTTAGAGACATTCATTTATGCATTTGGCCTCATAAAACCCTAGGGCTACACAGATGACATGACAGAAACACCCTCTGTTAAGCATTACCAAGTGCACAGCCTGGACGATTTTCTTGGGAATGGGAGGGTGGGCAAATCAAGTATGGGGTTCTGTCTCCGTCTTTGCACATAAACTGTTGTATCTCTAGTCAAACTTCCCACTAACAAATGGGTAGAGCTATTCTTGAAGAAGGCTTCTCTCACCAGTTTAGTGCATGACTATTACTTGAAAGTAAAAAttgattttaattcattttctctGATTATATGCTAATAGACCACTATCTTTGACTTTCTTTTGATATCCAGACACTGATGACCCTTACTACCTAATTAGGAAAGTTTTAAGTctccaagagaaaaagaaatctctgTATTTAAAATCATTAGTCTTCTTTCATAAATAACTCCATTGTCTAAAAACCTATGCTGGAAAAGTGATAGGTTCTCACTACAAGTTTATCTAGTCATTCATCATAACAAATGAATGAGACCTAAAACAAACGGGCATCAATCAGAGTGCAGGCTAGTCCCTACCCTTGTGGGATTTACATTCTATGGAAAATACAGAACAGAGTGCCATTGAGGATGGGGAGGGCGCGAGGGGGCTTTGAGTACAGGTGCAGGGAGGGCCAGGAGAAGGAGACTCACTTCGGAGGAGGACCCGGCCAAAGAGGCTATGATCTCTGTCCAGGGTGTTGCAGTTCCAGCGATGCTGGCGGAACTGGTGCTGGCACTCTGCCGTCCACTCAGCCACACCCAGGCCGATGGCACGCATCACATCTGGGTGTCGGTGGCACAGCTGACGCTGCCGGCTCACCAGGCCTGGCACATTGTCACACATCACCCTGGAGGAGCCACCTGTAGCTCTCATGTACCTGGGAGAGACCGACAGAAAGGCAAAGTTGATGTTAACAGACAGGCCAGACATGGTGTTCCCGGGATCCTGGCCCCAAAGCACTATTTGAGGATGGATTGCTTATTCCCTGGAAACATTAGAAGGCAGGGGTGATTTGATTGTCTTTCAGTGCAGAAGCAGGCAAGACCAACGACCTGGTCGAAGCTACTCCCCAATACAATGATGATTATCTCCCAAAGCTGGGGCCACCAAAGGATGCCTTGGATAGGGAGACAAAGGCAGTGGTAATGTGAAGATGAGGACTTGAAGGGGGTGGGGCACGTGTGTTTGGGAGAACACAGAGAGAATTTCAAAGAAGATTGCTTTCAGTGATGCCATATGTCTGCCTTTGGCTTTAGAGGAAGTTGACCTTTAGAAGTTCTTCACTCCCATTTGTTGATCCTAAATGTCTTCAAAAACAGCCAGCATGAATCCTATTAGCACCTGCTGGGATCTAATGTGACATTCTTCTTACAAACATGCTATTCTTTCCATACTCGAGAATCCTCAAAGCGGTTTCCTTTTCTGACTCTTTTTGGCATTTATAGAAACTTTTggggagaggaaaaaaattctttctaTTGTTATCACAAGCACTAAATAgttgaaaaaaatcagcattaTTGCTCCATAAAGTATTTTTTGAAAAGaaactttaacaacaacaacaacaacaaaaaaaaaacaaaaaccctacatCTTCGTCTCTAGGCAGATGTTCTCCACTCGTTGTGAGGCTTCGAAAAGGTACCGTTCATACAGCCCACGCTGCCATAGGCATCTCTTGAAAGTGACCAAACAAggagaatatctttttttttgtattcccATTATTTTGTATGATCATAAAATCATTGCAGCTGTGACttacaaaaaatatatttaagtgacaGCTGAGAGACAGTGTGATGAAATGCCCGGCAGTAAATAATGTTTATacacacatggaaacagaaataatcattttattgaaaaatgatcAGTCTGCTAAATCAATCTTTGATCCTGTGGCAGTAAGGTCAAGCCTAAAGGCCTTCCTGTTCAACGAGCTTAGAAAGgagctgaccccccccccccacacacacacaccatcagtgCTGTGCTGTTTCTCTCAGGCACTCCGGTATCTAAATAGTCAATTGATTTTGTCCTGTACTGTATTTGGCTAAGATCCTCACTGTTGTCACATACAAAAGAATgcttatctccctccctcctctctctctctctctctctctctctctctctctctctctctctctctctctctctctgtgtgtgtgtgtgtgtgtgctcgcgtaTGCGAGTGTGTGTATGTTATCAGAATACTTGAGAATCTGCTCTGGAACTTTATGTACAGGAAAGTTTCAGAGCTCAGAACTCCATCCCTAGATTGACAGAGTATGCCCATAGTAAATCACACATCAGCACACAGAGAGGCAGCAGCAGTTACACATTAGGAAGACAGTTTTGAGCAGGCTAGCAAAATGGGTACCTCAGTCCCAGGAGTTTTATATCAAGGCACTAGTTCCTACCTGGAGGCTGCTTCACTGGGGTGAAGCACCAGGAATGCAGAAGGACAGGAAATAATACAAAATCACAGGCTTCAGGTTCTACAACTCCAACAGCCTGGATTGATTTCTCATGAGGTCTCGGGGGTTGGGGTGGCAGTTGTAGTTTTCAAggtgaattcacacacacacacacacacacacacacacacacacacacacacacacacacacgtcgcTGCTAGAAGCGCAGTCTAGCTCATCTCTCCATGGAATAAGGGATTGGCTGCTTTTGCTGTCACTCAGCTGgctccaaacaagcaaacattaaATCTCTCATTTGTACGGCATGTGAATTGTTTTGGAGTTGTCAAAGCTAAAATGGGTTTTTGAGAAAAGCAAAGGGGTTCAGCTTAGGATGCTGTGATACGACTCGGTTGTTCCAGAATCCCCAACTGCCAGGACTGGGAAACAGCCAGGGAGGGTCTCTACGACCAGTAGGGTCCCCACTCCCATCTCCAAAAATCCATCAGCACCGCGCCCATATGCGGGGACTTACCACCATGAAGAGCTGACCTCAGGGGTGAGCCAGGTCAAGAGCAGAGGGAGCCAGAGCCAGATTCCACCGAGAGGGACGTTCATATTAACCCCCTTGCGTCTACATCAGGTCAGACTCCGTGTGCGGGCGCCATGCGTGCCCGGAGCAGAAGCGCTCAGCTCCGGGAGCGCCTCGTCACGGCTGCCGGCGCCTCTGCGCCCCCGCCCCCCCCGCCGCTCGCGTCTGCGGCTAGTGGTGAGACTCACTGATAAAGTTTCAAAAGACGAGCCCAGCGAGCGATAAAGGGCAGCCGGGGCCGCCTCGCCCACAACCAATTCCCCAGGCGCTGCGAGCGCAGGCAGCCCAGGGCTCTGCGTGCCTCCCGCGCACCCTGTCCTTTCGGTTCCCCTCTAGGCGCAGCCAAAGAAGGGGGCGCCTGCGCCGGGCGGGGGCGTGGGGGGCACTGGGTTTTATAGAAGAGTGGAAGAAACGATGGCAAAAGCTATCTCCGTGtgaggaggggcagaggaggtTGACAAACCTCGGAGTAGCCTGGAGCATTGTAGAAGCAAAAGCACCTTTTGGGAAGTTCCTAGCCAGGGAACCACAGTGTGCTAGGGCCACCACTAGAACCTAGACTCAGTTTTGTCAAGCCTAACAGTTTCTGGTAAACTGAAGTCCCTGATCGAGCAATATCTTGTgcatgggtgggggagggtggggtgaGGAGATAAATTGCCCATAGGATACAAGAAACCAAAAATGATTTCCAGCTCATTGCTTTCAGCGCTGGAGATACTCCTGGGAATTGGGAGCTGCAGTGTTTGACCACACAGTGCCTGACCAGGTTGAGAAGGAAAGCCTAGGCCTCGGAAATGAAGACCTATGGCCCCGATTCCTGTGTTCCTTACGTGAAGGGAGTAGGCGAGAGAGGCTGGGACCCAGGAGATCTCAAGCAACAGTTTCAGTCTAAGCGCCCTTGGGAAGGTGCGGCTTTTTGCGCGCACACACAGCTCGTCCTTAGGCTGTTGAGGGAGTGCAATAGATCACAGAGGGGCTCCCAGGCAGCCAGGAATCTGCTCCCTGGCTTGGATTGCGTCTCTCCAGGCAGGGTGTCCAACCTGTGCGTCTGGCCGAAGTACAGTGAAAGTACTGTGAGCGGGACCTCGGACCTGCGTCCCTACAAAGTAGAGATGGGGCTTGAGCCCGAGGGTGGAGCATCTTGAATGGCAACTGGCTTGAAGCCTCGTGGTTTATCACCGGAAAGGAAAGACCAGGAACTTacagtgaccttgaactcttccATTGCTCTTTTCCTGAGGCGAGGGGGgcccatcatcaccaccactcaGGAGCGTGCCCGGGGGAATGGGGAGTATGAAGGGGTGGTATGGTCATTGTATATAGAGCAGGCATGCGGATAGGAAGGATAACGGTACTCCCTACCCCACCCGCATCTTCCACCTCTTGGGCCAGGATTCGCCAGAACGTCAGCTATGGCCCAGCACTGAGCAAGCGGTGAGAGGCTGGACGAGGCACAGCCCAGAGATGCCAAAAACCTGAAAGATGCTGTCATCGCCACCCCCTTCCCCCTCGCTGTCCGAGGCAGGTCCGGCCCCTCCCAGGCTGACCCAGATACATCCCCTTTTGGGTccggaaagggaggagagggaaacaaGCACCGCGCCACCCACGACTCGGGAAGAGCAGGGCTCCGCGCCAGAGCTGCTCCATATCACTGGGCTGCGACCCAGGGGAAGTTCTGCTTCTTCTTCGCTGGGCGAGGGAGGGGGGTGAACTGGGCTCTGAGAAGGAGCGCATGCTGACAGGGGAGGGCCCGATGGCTCCCAACAGCATTACCTCGTGCACCTCAATTTATGGTCGCCACTTTCTTCCTAAAGGAAGCAGAGGAGTGAACTAAAAATTACCCTTCACCCGCCATTCTCCCAAGTTTGTTGAAGTCCCGAAGTTTCACTTCTAGCAGTAAACGAAACCAGGCAATAGATGTGatttgtgggggttgggggagggaggtagGCAGGTTACATGCTTCCACTGTGGATAATGAAGACGTTAATGACCTTTGAAACCCCAGCTCACGAGTCCCACCCATCCCAGCACGTCATGTCCTCGCAGCTCAAGGGCTGTTAGAAACACAGAGAGCATGACCATCCTTTAGGGTCCCTTCCTCTCCGCCCAGGGAATTATATGGCCAGGAGACCTGCCCATTCAGTAGATGGTGAGGCCAATGGAATGACCTAAACCTGAAACAGGCCTCCTAGAAAAGGGATGGACCATCCTTAGAGCCAATTAAATCCTCCCCAAGAGCTTCACGAGGAAGTGCCACATGCCTTGCCTAGTACAGATCAGTTTTTGGTCAAAGGCAAAAGGCTAAAAAAGTTCAAGAAAGGCTAAACCCAGATGTGCAAAAAGGCCCACCCAAACACCCCTTCTGACCTGTCTGGAGGCAGTCTGGACCAGATGACTGGTCTCTTCCAGATCTGTGATTCCACTTCTCTCCCTACTCCACCCCTAGCCACTGATGACCCATTACATAGTCCCATACAGCATCTCTTCCTACCCAGAGGCTCTGGCCTCTAGTTTCATTTGCATCTAGTCTCTTAAATGCCCTTGGACAGGTAGTTGGAAAAGGTTCACAGCAAGCAGGAGGAAAGGCAAGCCTTTCTTTTGTCATCAGAAATGACCACATGGCAGGATATGGTTCATACTTCACTCCGGTTACAGCAGTGGgtgaggggagaaagggaagggttCAGAGTGCTTTATATCTATGAATTCAATGTTTGAGTTTCATATTCTCCAATAAGAAATCTCGGAATTGACAATAAAGTTTACTACAATATACAGAACCCAACCCCCCCCacttaaaaaaagattaatgttAGTTTGCTTATAACTTCAGTATGGCATTTTAGCCAAATGAGTCAGTCTATTTTCTTAGTTAGATCCATTGTTTGTCTAATCTCCCAGGGCAGAGAAGAGAACTAATTTACTACCAGACTATCTCCACCCTTTAAAAATGAAGTTACTTCTTCAACTACATGGTCATTTGTCTTTCAGTCTGAGTTAgtttcttcttgaggcagtgaCTCAaatataactatttttaaaataagatttattaaattgtgtgtgtgtgtgtgtgtgtgtgtgcatacttgtaCACATGAGCCCATGACTGTAGAGACTCTCAGAGACCAAAGCtttcagatcccctgaagctggagttacagttgtgagccgcctGACATTTGTACTGGAAATGGAACTCTCGCCTTTTGGAAGAGCATCACAtacttgtaaccactgagccacatttcCAGCCCCCTATAACCAGCTCTTAACCAAAGGAGAAGTCACTTAAATCTCAGTAAATTTCAATGAGTTGATGTCAAAAGACTTATGCTTCTAAGCATTTTTACACAGAACAGAAGTATAAAGTTGGGCAAAGCTATGAGGTACCTATCTCTCCAGGCACTAGACAGCCATTAGCACACATGGAACCCCTCAGAGAAAGACATTATGTGATATGATCCCTACAACCATGTCATGAatgtcccatttttttttctgttgaagaCCAGCCACCATTTGAGGGTTGTAGCAttgcaaaataaaattcaagaaacccaggatctttcaaaaaaaaaatctcaaaattgaCTATAAAATTTACTACAATTTACCAACCtccccaaattttaaaaaaagattaatgttAGTCTGCTTATAAGTTCAACATGGCATTTTAGCCAAATGAGTCagtttattttctccattaaagGAGATCATAGTTTGAGCCCCAAACTGGCAAGGTGGAATTTCTGACTTGAGCTGGGGATGGTAGAGCATCAAGTACTTGTAACCACTGCACTACATCTCTAGCCTCTTTACAACCATTTCTTAAACAAAGGACAAGTGGGCAATAGAAGGTTTCAGCAAGAATCAGAACACAGAACAAGGATCCAGACAAACCTTATAAATCACCAGACGAGACAAATCACAAAACTGAGAAGACAGAAGATACTGAAGATagattaataaaaatacaatgcaagaaaaaaaatctttataatctGGTAATGACAAGTACTTCATCATTCCTCATTATGatggagagaaataaaaatgacagtgtagggcttcagagatggctcagcagttaagagcaccgactattcttccagaggtcctgagttcaattcccagcagctacatggtgactcacagccatctgtaatgggatttggtgccctcttcaggtgtgtctgaagacaggcacagtgtactcatataaataaataaatctttaaaaaatgacaatgtgaATGACTTCAATTTCTTACAAATTTCAAAGGATGAGGAGATATGAAggtcattatatatataatatcatgaGAACCATTAGCTAAGAATTCTATAATCagtgagaatagttttcacaagtaaaagtcaaatacatatgtaCCCAGATAAAGGAAAACAAGGGAGAATCCACAGTTAGGAATTTATGAGAGAAAAATTGCTAAATGTGCTTTTTCAAGCAGAAGAGAAATATTGAGAAAAGGCCCTGAAGTGAGTTCAGGGGGTGGCTCAGTTGgtcaagtgcttgctgtgcaaacatgataGGTTTGACTTTAGATTCACAACACCCATCCTAAACCAGGAAAAGTAGCCATAGATGTAATTATGGGAACAGCAAGATCCCTGGATCTCGTTGGCTCACCAGCCTGCAGAATTAGCAAGTttcatgttcagtgagagaccttatctaaaaaaataaggtggactGTAATTGATGAAGACATTCTCAACATCAAGGTCTGGTGTAGCATGTCGTTTCTACTACCCCACTTCCAGTTCCAGGCAGACTGCTCTACCAGACATCTTGGATCCAtggattaaacac
It contains:
- the Wnt2 gene encoding protein Wnt-2, whose amino-acid sequence is MNVPLGGIWLWLPLLLTWLTPEVSSSWWYMRATGGSSRVMCDNVPGLVSRQRQLCHRHPDVMRAIGLGVAEWTAECQHQFRQHRWNCNTLDRDHSLFGRVLLRSSRESAFVYAISSAGVVFAITRACSQGELKSCSCDPKKKGSAKDSKGTFDWGGCSDNIDYGIKFARAFVDAKERKGKDARALMNLHNNRAGRKAIKRFLKQECKCHGVSGSCTLRTCWLAMADFRKTGDYLWRKYNGAIQVVMNQDGTGFTVANKRFKKPTKNDLVYFENSPDYCIRDREAGSLGTAGRVCNLTSRGMDSCEVMCCGRGYDTSHVTRMTKCECKFHWCCAVRCQDCLEALDVHTCKAPKSADWTTPT